Within the Halobaculum limi genome, the region CCACGTCGTCCAGTTGGTCGAGTTGACCGAGACGTATCGCGACCTGACGTCAGGTGCGCGCGACATCTACCTCAACACGCTCTCGCAGTCGACCAACGAGGTGATGCGTCGCCTCACCGTCGTCGCCACCGTCGTCTTGCCGCTCACGTTCGTCGCGGGCGTGTTCGGGATGAACTTCCAGTCGATGCCGGAACTGTCGTGGCCGTACGCCTACCACGCGACGATGCTCGGGATGGCAGGCATCACCGTGGTCCTCGTAGCGTACTTCCGCCGTGAGGGGTGGCTCTGACCGGCCGCCGCGGGGTTTACGCCCGGACCGCACGTATCACGCCTATGACCGACTGGACTGCGGCCGACCTCCCCGAGATGACGGGCACGCGCGTCGTCGTGACCGGGGCTAACAGCGGCATCGGGAAGGAAGCGACGCGGGCGTTCGCCCGTGTCGGCGCGGACGTGACGCTCGCGTGCCGCAGCGTCGACCGCGGCGAGGAGGCCGTCGCCGACATCGAACGCACGGAGTCGCGCCTCCCCGGTGAGATGCAGGTGCAAGAACTCGACCTCGCGGACCTCGACTCCGTGGCGGCGTTCGCCGACGGTTGGGAGGGACCGCTGGATATCCTCTGCAACAACGCGGGCGTGATGGCGATTCCCCGCACCGAGACGCACGACGGCTTCGAGACGCAGTTCGGCGTGAACCACCTCGGCCACTTCGCGCTCACGGGTCGCCTCCTCGACGCCCTCCGCGCGAGCGACGGCGAGGCACGAGTCGTCACGCAGTCGAGCGCCGTCCACGAACGCGGCGATATCGACTTCGACGACCTGCACGGCGAGCGATCCTACGACAAGTGGGAGGCGTACGCCCAGAGCAAACTCGCGAACGTCCTGTTCGGCTACGAACTCCAGCGCCGCCTCGACGCCGCTGGCATCGACGACGTGACGAGCGCCGTCTGTCACCCCGGCTGGGCGGCGACGAACCTCCAGCGACGCGGTCCAGAGGCCGAGGGGTCGGAACTGAAGCGCCTGCTGATGAAAGCGGCCAACGGCCTGTTCGCACAGTCGGCCGAACGTGGCGCGTGGCCGATGCTGTACGCGGCCGTCGCCGACGATGTCGCCGGCGAGTACGTCGGCCCCGGCGGTTTTATGAACGCACGCGGTGCGCCCGAGCGACAGCGGTCGAGCGAGCGGTCGTACGACGAGGCGACTGCAGCGCGTCTGTGGGAGGTGTCGAGCGACCTCACCGGCGTCGACTACGAGTTCGCAGGCGACGACGCCGACACCGCAGCGACCGACGAGAGCGACACGGCCGACAGCGCGACCGCCGACGACTGAGCGACCCGCGTCGGCCCACCTGCGACGACCGACGTGTGAGGTTCGCAGTCACTCCGCGACGATTCGCGACACTGCGCCGCCGTCGTCGCCGGTCGTGCAGACGTACAGTTCGCCGTCCGGCCCCTGACCGAACGAGAGGACGCTCCGGCCCAACCCCGCCGTCTCGACCGTCCGGGTCGGCCAGCGGCCTTCCTCTTGCGGGTCCGCGAGAAACAGGTCGCCGCCGGGGCGGAAGTCTGCAAACAGGTACGTCCCCTCGAGCGCCGGAATCTCGTCGCCACGGTAGACGTACCCGCCGATGACAGAGATACCAGACACGCCGTCGCCGGAGTGCGGGTACTCCAGCACCGGGTCGATGAGGGGGTCGCCGTCGGGCGTCTCCGTCGGCGCGGAGTCGCGGTCGAACGGGTGGAAGCCCTCGCGGACGTTCCAGCCGTAGTTGCCGCCCGATTCGACGCGATTGACCTCCTCCCACGCGTTCTGTCCCACGTCGGCGACGAGGAACTCGCCCGTCTCGCGGTCGAACGAGAAGCGCCACGGGTTGCGGAAGCCCCACGCGAACTGCTCGGGGAGGCCCTCACCGCCGACGAGCGGGTTGTCCTCGGGGATCGCGTACGGGTCGCCGTCGCCGTCGACGCCGACGTCGTCGCCGCCCAGTGGGTCGATGCGGAGGACGCTGCCGAGGAGGTTCTCGGTGATATCCTGCCCGTTGCCGCCGTCGAGTGCGTCGTACCAGTCGTCGACGTGGCCGGTGCCGCGGTCGCCGCCACCGCCGCCGTCGCCGACGCCGACGTACAGCAGTCCGTCGGGGCCGAACGTCACCGACCCCGCGTTGTGGTTGCCCTGTGGCTGTGGCACCTCCAGTAGGGTGCGCTCGGTGTCGAAGTCGGCGGCATCGGGCGTCGCCCGGACCTCCGAGAGGACGAACGTGTGGCTGTACCCGCTGGGTGTGCCGTCGCGGCCCGGGGCGCTATATCGGACGTACACGCGGTCCTCGTCGGGGAACTCGGGATGGAACGCGAGACCGAGCAGTCCCTGTTCGGAGTAGCCCCCACCGAGGTCGACCATCCGGTCGCGCACGTCGAGGAACGTGGCGCGGTCGTCGCCGTCGACGACCGTCACCGTCCCGCGCTGGTCGACGACGTACAGGCGGCCGTCGACGTTCGGCGGCGCTTCGAGGCCGAGCGGTGCGGCGAAGCCGTCCGCGACGACCTCGGTCGCGAGCGTTTCGGGGCCGAATTCGTCGTCTGCAGTGTCTGTCTCGGCCGTCCCGCTGTCGCTCCCACTCCCCCCACCGGTCCCGTCGTTGCCGGCGGTCCCCGGCGCGCCGACACAGCCAGCGATGCCGACCGTCGCGAGCGTGCCCGTCGCGCCGACGCGCCGGAGGAACGCGCGGCGGTCGGTCAGCGGAGTGCCGTCGAATCGAACCATACAGACGAGAGGCGCTACAGCGGGGAATAGGCGTCGCCGGATTCCGGTGAGCGCTGGAGAGTCGCGCGAGCGACGGTGGCAGCGACCGAGCGAACAGCCATATCCGTTGAGCGCGAACGACCAGTATGAAGCGAACCACCTCGCTCCTCCTCGGCGTCGGCGGCGTCGTCGGTGCCCTCGCGCTGTGGAACCAGTACCAACGCTACACGACGGAGACGGTGCCGTACACCGTCGTCGCTCGTATCGGCGACGTGGACCTCCGGCGCTACCCGCCGACGGTCCTCGCGGAGACGGTCGCCGACAGTCGCCGCGAGGCGTTCGGACGGCTGTTCCGTTACATCTCCGGCGCGAACGACGCCGACGCCGACCTGTCGATGACCGCGCCCGTAAAGATCGGTGACGGCGACGAGGGCAGCAACGGCGTCGCAATCCCGATGACCGCGCCCGTCGAGGTCAGCGGCGGCGACCGTCGCATCCCGATGACGGCCGCCGGCAGCGACAGCAATGGCGACGCCGACGGCGTCCGGATGGCC harbors:
- a CDS encoding oxidoreductase, with amino-acid sequence MTDWTAADLPEMTGTRVVVTGANSGIGKEATRAFARVGADVTLACRSVDRGEEAVADIERTESRLPGEMQVQELDLADLDSVAAFADGWEGPLDILCNNAGVMAIPRTETHDGFETQFGVNHLGHFALTGRLLDALRASDGEARVVTQSSAVHERGDIDFDDLHGERSYDKWEAYAQSKLANVLFGYELQRRLDAAGIDDVTSAVCHPGWAATNLQRRGPEAEGSELKRLLMKAANGLFAQSAERGAWPMLYAAVADDVAGEYVGPGGFMNARGAPERQRSSERSYDEATAARLWEVSSDLTGVDYEFAGDDADTAATDESDTADSATADD
- a CDS encoding PQQ-dependent sugar dehydrogenase, which produces MVRFDGTPLTDRRAFLRRVGATGTLATVGIAGCVGAPGTAGNDGTGGGSGSDSGTAETDTADDEFGPETLATEVVADGFAAPLGLEAPPNVDGRLYVVDQRGTVTVVDGDDRATFLDVRDRMVDLGGGYSEQGLLGLAFHPEFPDEDRVYVRYSAPGRDGTPSGYSHTFVLSEVRATPDAADFDTERTLLEVPQPQGNHNAGSVTFGPDGLLYVGVGDGGGGGDRGTGHVDDWYDALDGGNGQDITENLLGSVLRIDPLGGDDVGVDGDGDPYAIPEDNPLVGGEGLPEQFAWGFRNPWRFSFDRETGEFLVADVGQNAWEEVNRVESGGNYGWNVREGFHPFDRDSAPTETPDGDPLIDPVLEYPHSGDGVSGISVIGGYVYRGDEIPALEGTYLFADFRPGGDLFLADPQEEGRWPTRTVETAGLGRSVLSFGQGPDGELYVCTTGDDGGAVSRIVAE
- a CDS encoding SOUL family heme-binding protein — its product is MKRTTSLLLGVGGVVGALALWNQYQRYTTETVPYTVVARIGDVDLRRYPPTVLAETVADSRREAFGRLFRYISGANDADADLSMTAPVKIGDGDEGSNGVAIPMTAPVEVSGGDRRIPMTAAGSDSNGDADGVRMAFYLPEEYDAESAPRPTDEDVTIVAVPERTLAVRRFSWRPTERRLEREVNRLEATLSEASVPLAGEPFYMGYDAPGTLPFLRRNEVAVEVESAAAT